The following are encoded together in the Paludisphaera mucosa genome:
- a CDS encoding pyruvoyl-dependent arginine decarboxylase → MYVPAKLFFTKGVGTHREKLTSFELALRDARIACYNLVRVSSIFPPRCKEVSIEQGLKELQPGQIVHVVISECATAEPNRLVAASVGVAIPRDRDQFGYLSEHHAYGQTAKSAADYAEDLAAEMLATILGVEFNPNSSWDEKRELWKIADVIYKTKEVTQTAVGHKDGLWTTVIAASILLP, encoded by the coding sequence ATGTACGTACCAGCGAAGCTGTTCTTCACCAAGGGAGTCGGCACGCACCGCGAAAAATTGACCAGCTTCGAGTTGGCCCTCCGGGACGCCCGGATCGCCTGCTACAACCTGGTGCGGGTTTCCAGCATCTTCCCGCCGCGCTGCAAGGAAGTCTCGATCGAACAGGGCCTGAAGGAACTCCAGCCCGGCCAGATCGTCCACGTCGTCATCAGCGAGTGCGCCACGGCCGAGCCCAACCGGCTGGTCGCGGCCAGCGTCGGCGTCGCCATCCCGCGCGATCGCGACCAGTTCGGCTACCTGTCCGAACACCACGCCTACGGCCAGACCGCCAAGTCGGCCGCCGACTACGCCGAGGATCTCGCCGCCGAGATGCTGGCGACGATCCTGGGCGTCGAGTTCAACCCCAACAGCTCGTGGGACGAGAAGCGCGAGCTGTGGAAGATCGCCGACGTCATCTACAAGACGAAGGAAGTCACGCAGACGGCCGTCGGCCACAAGGACGGCCTCTGGACGACCGTCATCGCCGCCTCCATCCTGCTCCCCTGA
- a CDS encoding L-threonylcarbamoyladenylate synthase encodes MIHTRVIAVARDEPEPEALDEAAAVLLGGGLVAFATETVYGLGAVATDANAVRGIFEAKGRPSSNPLIVHVAGIDQARSFTAEWTDEAERLARRFWPGPLTLILRKTEAVPDVVTGGGPTVGLRVPAPTVARRLIERVGLPLAAPSANRSNRISPTRAEHVVADLDGRVHLILDSGPTRVGLESTVLNLTTDPPEVLRPGPIRPEELSEALQFGTVCRRASTEVAESGRPQSPGMLAVHYAPQTPAVRVESIEHLAGIAWPGGSGLLAFEPIGAEITPPDVVRIVLPDPEVAARGFYEALHDLDGRRLELIVAVEPPAGPAWDALRDRLRRATTPYQRNSRR; translated from the coding sequence GTGATCCACACGCGGGTGATCGCCGTGGCTCGCGACGAGCCCGAACCGGAAGCCCTCGACGAGGCCGCCGCCGTCCTGCTCGGCGGCGGCCTCGTCGCTTTCGCCACCGAGACCGTGTACGGACTCGGGGCCGTCGCGACCGACGCCAACGCCGTGCGGGGGATCTTCGAGGCCAAGGGGAGGCCCTCGTCCAACCCGCTGATCGTCCACGTCGCCGGGATCGACCAGGCTCGCTCGTTCACCGCCGAGTGGACCGACGAGGCGGAACGCCTCGCCCGGAGATTCTGGCCGGGTCCACTGACGCTCATCCTCAGGAAGACCGAGGCCGTCCCGGACGTCGTCACCGGCGGCGGGCCCACCGTCGGCCTGCGCGTCCCCGCCCCGACGGTCGCGCGACGGTTGATCGAGCGCGTCGGGCTCCCGCTCGCCGCGCCGAGCGCGAACCGGTCGAATCGAATCTCGCCCACCCGGGCGGAACACGTCGTGGCCGACCTGGACGGACGCGTCCACCTCATCCTCGACAGCGGCCCCACGAGAGTCGGCCTGGAGTCGACCGTCCTGAACCTGACGACCGACCCGCCCGAGGTCCTGCGACCGGGGCCGATCCGCCCAGAGGAACTCTCCGAGGCGCTACAGTTCGGAACCGTGTGCCGACGCGCCTCGACCGAGGTGGCGGAATCGGGCCGACCGCAGAGCCCGGGGATGCTCGCCGTGCACTACGCGCCGCAGACCCCGGCGGTGCGCGTCGAATCGATCGAACACCTGGCCGGGATCGCATGGCCCGGGGGCTCCGGCTTGCTCGCCTTCGAGCCGATCGGGGCGGAGATCACTCCGCCGGACGTGGTCCGGATCGTGCTGCCGGACCCAGAAGTCGCGGCGCGGGGATTCTACGAGGCCTTGCACGACCTCGACGGCCGTCGTCTGGAACTGATCGTGGCCGTCGAGCCGCCGGCCGGTCCGGCGTGGGATGCGCTTCGGGATCGGCTGAGGCGGGCGACGACTCCGTATCAGAGGAACAGCCGGCGCTGA
- a CDS encoding DUF1559 domain-containing protein, which yields MTGSCGVNQPRRRGFTLIELLVVIAIIAVLIALLLPAVQSAREAARRIQCTNNLKQFGLGMHNYHSSNEVFPMGASLCNYNYGGGVYTTWNNWSAHAALLNYMEQGPLYNSINFSLEGRGSDYASSANSTPYNAKVAMFLCPSDPNGGRVNDNCYFGSVGTSTNAGGDVPPRTGGASAPNFSDPTSGVFGFRLAYGIRDITDGSANTIAFSEGQAGAQTQIVAPGNMIMSAGLSGNAYYLDANQNPALVIADLQTCSAKYVASNSGNISVGHGHDWGIGGMGATLFNTIVPPNSTQYTWSACRTDCNGGCDGASMDYSNAQSYHPGGVNALLADGSVRFLKNSVAMPTYWGLGTRAGGEVVSSDSY from the coding sequence ATGACAGGTTCCTGCGGTGTGAATCAGCCCAGGCGTCGAGGCTTCACCCTGATCGAATTGCTCGTGGTCATCGCCATCATCGCGGTCCTCATCGCCCTGCTCCTCCCGGCCGTACAATCGGCCCGCGAGGCCGCGCGGCGGATCCAGTGCACCAACAACCTCAAGCAGTTCGGCCTCGGGATGCACAACTACCACTCGTCCAACGAGGTCTTCCCGATGGGGGCGTCGTTGTGCAACTACAATTACGGCGGGGGCGTGTACACGACCTGGAACAACTGGTCGGCCCACGCCGCGCTACTCAACTACATGGAGCAGGGCCCGCTCTACAACTCGATCAACTTCAGCCTCGAAGGCCGCGGCAGCGATTACGCCAGCTCCGCGAACTCCACGCCCTATAACGCCAAGGTCGCCATGTTCCTCTGCCCGTCGGATCCCAACGGCGGCCGGGTGAACGACAACTGCTACTTCGGCAGCGTCGGGACCTCGACCAACGCCGGCGGCGACGTCCCGCCCCGCACGGGAGGCGCATCGGCCCCCAATTTCTCCGACCCCACCTCGGGCGTCTTCGGATTCCGGCTGGCCTATGGCATCCGCGACATCACCGACGGGTCGGCGAACACGATCGCCTTCTCCGAGGGCCAGGCGGGGGCCCAGACCCAGATCGTCGCCCCGGGCAACATGATCATGTCCGCAGGGCTTTCGGGCAACGCCTACTACCTGGACGCGAACCAGAACCCGGCGCTGGTGATCGCCGACCTGCAGACCTGCTCGGCGAAGTACGTCGCCTCGAACTCGGGCAACATCTCGGTCGGCCACGGGCACGACTGGGGCATCGGCGGCATGGGGGCCACGCTCTTCAACACGATCGTCCCGCCCAACAGCACCCAGTACACCTGGTCCGCCTGCCGGACCGACTGCAACGGCGGCTGCGACGGGGCGAGTATGGACTATTCCAACGCCCAGAGTTACCACCCGGGCGGCGTGAACGCCCTGCTGGCGGACGGCAGCGTCCGGTTCCTGAAGAATTCCGTCGCCATGCCCACCTACTGGGGCCTCGGCACCCGCGCCGGCGGCGAGGTCGTCAGCTCGGATTCCTACTGA
- the ruvB gene encoding Holliday junction branch migration DNA helicase RuvB: MAREVKIKGKPDDDREPGAGEDRHAPPPPPDAVEEKLRPQRLSEIIGQRAVAERLSIALAAAKKRNEPLPHILFDGPPGLGKTTFAGVLHNELGVELNLTSGASLDKKMDVMPYLTNAAEGSILFIDEIHRLPRAVEEFIYPVMEDFRVDVVLGEGMAARTINLPLKKFTIIGATTRSGMLSAPLRERFHMHEHLEFYDPEDLARIITINAAKLRATISDEAAWELAGRSRGTPRIANSRLRWVRDYAIARADGAIDLSISRDALAMQEIDSEGMDKQDRRYLDTLIRVFKGGPTGAEALAATMTLSVDTIRDEVEPYLLRREFVVRTPRGRVATAAAYRHLGLAQPEVDPEDDLLNPQRRLFL, encoded by the coding sequence ATGGCGCGAGAAGTGAAGATCAAGGGGAAGCCGGACGACGACCGCGAGCCCGGGGCCGGGGAGGACCGGCACGCCCCGCCGCCGCCCCCCGACGCGGTCGAGGAGAAGCTGCGTCCGCAGCGGCTCTCCGAGATCATCGGCCAGCGCGCGGTCGCCGAGCGGCTTTCGATCGCGCTGGCCGCGGCCAAGAAGCGCAACGAGCCCCTGCCCCACATCCTGTTCGACGGCCCCCCGGGCCTGGGCAAGACGACCTTCGCGGGCGTCCTGCACAACGAGCTGGGCGTCGAGCTGAACCTGACCAGCGGGGCCTCGCTCGACAAGAAGATGGACGTGATGCCCTACCTGACCAACGCGGCCGAGGGCTCAATCCTCTTCATCGACGAGATCCACCGCCTGCCCCGGGCGGTCGAGGAGTTCATCTATCCGGTGATGGAGGACTTCCGCGTCGACGTCGTGCTCGGCGAGGGGATGGCGGCCCGGACGATCAACCTGCCGCTCAAGAAGTTCACCATCATCGGCGCGACGACCCGCAGCGGCATGCTCTCGGCGCCGCTCCGCGAGCGGTTCCATATGCACGAGCACCTGGAGTTCTACGACCCCGAGGACCTCGCGCGGATCATCACCATCAACGCCGCCAAGCTGCGGGCGACGATCAGCGACGAGGCCGCCTGGGAGCTGGCCGGCCGCAGCCGGGGCACCCCGCGGATCGCCAACTCCCGTCTCCGCTGGGTCCGCGACTACGCCATCGCCCGCGCCGACGGTGCCATCGACCTCTCGATCTCGCGCGACGCCCTGGCGATGCAGGAGATCGATTCCGAGGGGATGGACAAGCAGGACCGCCGCTACCTGGACACCCTGATCCGCGTGTTCAAGGGCGGCCCCACCGGGGCCGAGGCGCTCGCGGCCACGATGACCCTCTCGGTCGACACCATCCGCGACGAGGTCGAGCCCTACCTCCTCCGTCGCGAGTTCGTGGTGCGGACCCCTCGCGGTCGCGTGGCCACCGCAGCCGCCTACCGCCACCTCGGCCTGGCCCAACCCGAAGTCGACCCCGAGGACGACCTCCTCAATCCTCAGCGCCGGCTGTTCCTCTGA